Proteins encoded in a region of the Micromonas commoda chromosome 10, complete sequence genome:
- a CDS encoding predicted protein, with the protein MGFEDQVQKVGDWGLEHIAHAPKDRPHADNHPGWGISGDAHHPAPASKKNSKESSRKSMDLYPTGRRSFDMSNNIVGKALDADVKTQQNLDKEGLSAFI; encoded by the exons ATGGGTTTCGAAGACCAAGTCCAGAAAGTCGGCGACTGGG GCCTCGAGCACATCGCGCACGCCCCCAAGGATCGCCCCCACGCCGACAACCACCCCGGCTGGGGCATCTCCGGCGATGCCCACCACCCCGCTCCCGCTTCCAAGAAGAACTCCAAGGAGTCCTCCCGCAAGTCCATGGACCTCTACCCCACCGGCAGGCGATCCTTCGATATGTCCAACAACATCGTGggcaaggcgctcgacgccgacgtcaagACCCAGCAGAACCTCGACAAGGAGGGTCTCTCCGCGTTCATCTGA
- a CDS encoding hypothetical protein (CUP B001; conserved uncharacterized protein cup B001, predicted) — MSDAAKLAGEAALSRAFGRVTLRTPPQPSDARQGEGSGSRADDEGSGDACRSPRLPELPDEVIERIIRHALGDDADRWSIGERFRTPPARGQPRPFRQPRGPLRLVCKRWRDTVDAMCEHVEVDRAVMVGDEALCGVIKAMHLKSQLDFMPAESNIETLTLVGSHTEGGELKLGTDGLREALRLLKDSLKSLTIRDTGMALGRILDFVEQTIRDHDAVLKSLTIDGYSRQSRDGTAPFETSMCFPVENRASDMRHLNALLKIGRGLEELHLTNLPCLFLYPHQPTHDLRGQLFLNHAIFIGALQGSSLKSLTLDRVGLHDQAAERIVTALPPTIEAIKLTCQASLRPNPEIPESRWESEYQSQHNRALRNGEPDDYIDNCFTPRRGFQRTWPRLLCERLMKGDYPNLNDVTLPGEYIGASTALHLEEMLKSCAGASPPREFKVTFTTFDAEGIPTIPEAILGRWRIHKSKYVDASLESKELGSITISSMAPDIPGDSENDREPHPTSWSEKRLAVELAHHMAQREAFADGPLYRSNYDLPPKLLFFPVEGDTLEAETLWKPCPKTSVYNEGTMECTYDDEGEPKFIYKPPDGQYLEWSAMRMWTALGHGAPRHAYAAAMRWLLTRPEDASLRKLAARAYLKDWVLIGAFGLVRQIKPDHCMPCGLWEAATAMCSDPDFEDKKIMQLPQFPVIQELLNTAYDLARMLEKRAAANVPNSDFVPDGVYITQAGLRKCSSDPELGRALKWRGYFWPGQDEHAFHRAVMCVLLKHWVTMVFEDEALHPGIIADQVIAEVEDALFTQLIAYDVVSDAINEHFSFHGMFSRKDEGSKSHYKFIDEQGMAISEWEWVKAHYGPGRRWAHSTEGGILCHPIELFFDYLHSGCAWAMYDAIYRSLDYQRMRFEGTNTTLNYASFDRWTETLLHNLHGAPNWIYSALDRPWPEMEAALRIATRVIAGVRNENDLRKPEIDSIALILTGAAQCYPQHPWRLDTFSHDGSSVSSSSEAIKELNDAVEAFFRRRKFAPLPRGTGAHDHRPLIRSWAEWLHAIGSPPPLTIDDARAKHDELAAGNSEYERLEAELASVHARMDKLGGKLRNVRSELRTSAAFHRVPAARYLSEAAEGWVRFKQPLLNSPPRPRLRQAKLDPRRPWTLDSARRDSAGGGVAGRARAAHALRRVPSPLTDVPEEMEELAELDEAAADALRRLFEHCDAAAAYVDDDLDVNGGAGWSRVDDGHGYAERGVLGRGPDTATLATYVHEREVAERCDDGERGGGGVGSIPVESTARRSLGNVLRVLGANEASRRLVDGWLGLLDRAQLARAARRRGEDVDFDVDDALAASVPQLYTGKDVREVSYRDVEGALVRRGGESDRSDDATETRVES; from the coding sequence atgagcgacgcggcgaaactcgcgggcgaggccgCCTTGTCTCGCGCCTTCGGCCGCGTCACGCTCCGAACCCCGCCTCAGCCCTCTGACGCTCGTCAGGGAGAaggctcgggctcgcgcgCAGACGACGAGGGTTCCGGGGACGCATGTCGTTCGCCCCGGCTGCCGGAACTTCCCGACGAGGTCATCGAGCGGATCATTCGACACgcgctgggcgacgacgcggatcgCTGGAGTATCGGCGAGCGCTTCCGCAccccgccagcgcggggtcAGCCGAGGCCGTTCCGACAGCCCAGAGGACCGCTCCGCCTCGTGTGCAAGCGGTGGCGGGacaccgtcgacgccatgTGCGAGCACGTCGAGGTGGACAGGGCGGTGATGGTTGGCGACGAAGCGCTCTGCGGTGTGATCAAGGCGATGCATCTGAAATCGCAACTCGATTTCATGCCCGCGGAGAGCAACATCGAGACCTTGACGCTCGTCGGGTCCCACACAGAGGGAGGCGAGTTGAAGCTCGGGACTGATGGCTTGCGGGAAGCGTTGCGGCTACTCAAGGACAGTTTGAAGTCACTCACGATTCGGGATACTGGCATGGCGTTGGGGCGCATACTTGACTTTGTGGAACAGACGATACGCGATCACGATGCAGTCCTCAAGTCTCTGACGATTGACGGGTACTCGCGCCAGTCCCGCGACGGGACGGCGCCTTTTGAGACGAGCATGTGTTTTCCTGTTGAGAACCGGGCGAGTGACATGCGGCATCTGAATGCTCTCCTGAAGATTGGACGTGGTCTCGAGGAGTTGCATCTCACGAACCTGCCTTGCCTGTTCTTATACCCTCACCAACCCACCCACGACTTACGAGGGCAGTTGTTTTTGAACCACGCCATATTCATCGGCGCACTGCAGGGATCTTCGCTCAAGTCTTTGACTCTCGATAGAGTCGGGCTTCACGATCAGGCCGCAGAACGTATCGTGACAGCGCTACCGCCTACCATCGAGGCAATTAAGTTAACCTGCCAGGCCAGTCTACGCCCAAACCCTGAAATTCCAGAGTCTCGCTGGGAGTCTGAATATCAATCGCAACACAATCGCGCTCTGCGAAATGGAGAACCCGACGATTACATTGATAATTGCTTCACCCCACGGCGAGGCTTTCAGCGAACCTGGCCTCGTTTGCTGTGCGAGCGCCTCATGAAGGGTGACTATCCGAACCTGAACGATGTCACCTTGCCCGGCGAGTATATTGGTGCAAGTACAGCGCTGCACCTCGAAGAAATGTTGAAAAGTTGTGCTGGAGCCTCGCCTCCGAGGGAGTTCAAAGTCACGTTCACGACTTTCGATGCGGAGGGTATCCCGACAATACCAGAGGCGATTCTTGGTCGTTGGCGAATACACAAGTCGAAATACGTGGATGCGAGCCTCGAGTCCAAGGAGCTTGGCAGTATCACCATTTCTTCGATGGCACCGGATATCCCCGGGGACAGCGAAAATGACAGAGAGCCTCACCCAACATCCTGGTCAGAGAAAAGACTCGCAGTCGAGTTAGCGCATCACATGGCGCAGAGGGAAGCTTTCGCTGATGGGCCACTTTATAGGAGTAATTACGACTTGCCACCTAAATTATTATTTTTTCCTGTTGAAGGGGATACCTTGGAAGCAGAAACGCTATGGAAGCCTTGTCCCAAAACGTCCGTATATAACGAAGGTACGATGGAATGTACTTATGATGATGAAGGTGAGCCTAAGTTTATTTATAAACCACCTGATGGTCAATACCTGGAGTGGAGCGCCATGAGAATGTGGACCGCGCTGGGgcacggcgcgccgcgacatgcgtacgccgcggccatGAGATGGCTTCTGACCAGGCCCGAGGATGCCTCCTTGAGGAAACTCGCCGCTCGTGCGTACCTGAAGGATTGGGTCTTGATTGGCGCGTTTGGTTTGGTGAGGCAGATCAAGCCCGACCACTGCATGCCCTGCGGTTTGTGGGAAGCCGCTACCGCCATGTGCTCTGACCCCGACTTTGAAGACAAAAAAATCATGCAGCTGCCGCAGTTCCCAGTCATCCAGGAACTGCTCAACACAGCCTACGATTTGGCGAGAATGTTGGAAaagagggcggcggcgaacgttCCGAACTCAGATTTTGTACCCGACGGGGTTTACATCACGCAGGCCGGATTACGCAAGTGTTCCTCAGATCCCGAGCTCGGTCGAGCGCTCAAATGGCGCGGCTACTTTTGGCCCGGGCAGGACGAGCACGCGTTCCATCGCGCCGTGATGTGCGTTCTCCTCAAGCATTGGGTCACCATGGTGTTCGAAGACGAAGCGCTGCACCCGGGTATCATCGCCGATCAAGTGATTGCAGAGGTTGAAGATGCGCTGTTCACGCAGCTCATAGCCTACGACGTCGTCTCTGATGCCATCAATGAACACTTCAGTTTTCACGGGATGTTCTCTCGTAAGGACGAGGGCAGCAAATCGCACTACAAATTCATCGACGAGCAGGGCATGGCAATCTCAGAATGGGAATGGGTGAAGGCACATTATGGACCCGGTCGCAGATGGGCACATTCAACAGAAGGTGGCATATTATGTCACCCGATCGAATTGTTCTTTGATTACCTCCATAGTGGATGTGCGTGGGCGATGTATGACGCCATCTATCGCAGTCTCGACTACCAACGGATGAGATTCGAGGGAACAAATACTACGCTGAATTACGCTAGTTTCGATCGATGGACCGAAACTCTGCTGCACAATCTGCATGGTGCCCCGAATTGGATTTACAGCGCACTCGATCGACCTTGGCccgagatggaggcggcACTACGGATCGCCACGAGGGTGATCGCCGGCGTGAGAAACGAAAACGATTTAAGAAAGCCCGAGATTGACAGCATCGCCCTCATTCTCACCGGTGCGGCGCAGTGTTACCCTCAACATCCATGGCGCTTGGACACGTTTTCACACGACGGATCCAGCGTTTCCTCTTCATCGGAGGCGATCAAAGAGCtcaacgacgccgtcgaggcgttcTTCAGAAGAAGGAAATTCGCGCCACTGCCGCGGGGTACCGGCGCGCACGACCATCGACCGCTCATCAGGTCTTGGGCGGAGTGGTTGCACGCGATCGGGTCGCCTCCCCCGCTGACaatcgacgacgcgcgcgcgaaacacgacgagctcgccgcgggcaacTCGGAgtacgagcgcctcgaggctgagctcgcgtCGGTCCACGCGCGCATGGACAAGTTGGGCGGCAAGCTTCGGAACGTCCGCTCGGAGCTTCGAaccagcgccgcgttccaccgggtccccgcggcgcgttaCCTgagcgaagccgccgagggctGGGTTCGGTTCAAACAGCCGCTGCTAAactctccgccgcgtccgcgccttCGCCAGGCCAAgctcgacccgcggcggccgtggACGCTGGACAGCGCCCGGAGGGACAGCGCCGgagggggcgtcgccgggcgcgctcgagccgcgcacgcgcttcgccgagtgccgtcgccgctcaccgacgtcccggaggagatggaggagctcgcggagctggacgaggccgccgcggacgcgctccgGAGGCTCTTCGAGCactgcgacgccgcggcggcctaCGTGGACGACGATTTGGACGTGAACGGCGGGGCGGGTTGGTCCAGGGTGGATGACGGTCACGGCTacgcggagcgcggggtCCTCGGCCGGGGTCCCGACACGGCGACGTTGGCGACGTACGTGCACGAGCGGGAGGTGGCCGAGCggtgcgacgacggggagcgcggcggtggcggcgtggGCTCGATCCCCGTCGAGAGCACGGCGCGTCGGAGCCTCGGGAACGTGCTTCgcgtgctcggcgcgaacgaaGCGTCGAGGCGGTTGGTTGACGGGTGGCTCGGGCTCCTGGaccgcgcacagctggcgcgtgcggcgaggcggcgcggggaagacGTGGACTttgacgtggacgacgccctcgccgcgagcgtgccGCAGCTGTACACGGGGAAGGACGTGCGCGAGGTTTCGTACAgggacgtcgagggcgcgttggttcggcgcggcggggaatCGGATAGATCGGACGACGCAACCGAGACACGCGTGGAAAGTTAG
- a CDS encoding predicted protein has product MTSVARSLAARVAVASAPSRGSERKPPTAASRGRIRAVRAMGYESNIPPTRGQPGRFGDGGGGLILPGDDRYDPGMVKGIPSPSNPGGKSGFDPRTGTGGPGQLPGGYEAPPKPGSEKDPNAAFAPFRPPSEYLDTDPQGFLKEDDQMSFLRLRNRAGMWYQLAPILPKLMRSGFLPDDIFDETGIEPREQSLWQTWTSTRGSLLNDPRFPDEKLEYFDDEYNGAPCLSHLQYLTNDERPPAAEFVVDQQFSPDQTKELIKAFEIRRAHASQAKGFGTTPGEIMAFKMWRDVQEVQRYEGMGRVEELVEKGKRYAESDSAVQRLEALRDAWSMDLSEGSDLMEGGLFAKAQADAKANISTVRLDPEELAFRPVPYLGPMESLSVEKVIAVQPVARTGVFNTFVPQGAKEWIAMPAWAALASAQIPFAILVSNTGKLSGAGDLSQREEPATLVVDKAANTPGPGNYYLVARESSIQLAGGKGAVVIDVYPGRECMDIERNGQGTVIGRVVLAVRAPGGTGDGMTTEFVA; this is encoded by the coding sequence ATGACGAGCGTCGcccgctcgctcgccgcgcgcgtcgcggtcgcgtccgcgccctcgcgcgggtccgagcGAAAGCCtccgaccgccgcctccagggGGAGGATCCGCGCGGTCCGAGCCATGGGCTACGAGTCCAACATCCCGCCCACTCGCGGCCAACCCGGGcgcttcggcgacggcggcggcgggctcatcctccccggcgacgacaggTACGACCCGGGCATGGTCAAGGGCatcccgtccccgtcgaacCCCGGAGGCAAGTCGGGTTTCGACCCGCGCACGGGCACGGGCGGTCCGGGCCAGCTCCCGGGCGGATACGAGGCTCCGCCCAAGCCCGGCTCCGAGAAGGACCccaacgccgcgttcgcgcccttCCGTCCGCCGTCCGAGTACCTCGACACCGACCCGCAGGGCTTCCTCAAGGAGGACGACCAGATGTCCTTCCTCCGCCTTCGCAACCGCGCGGGGATGTGGTACCAGCTCGCGCCCATCTTGCCCAAGCTCATGCGCTCCGGCTTTCTCCCCGACGACATCTTCGACGAGACCGGCATCGAACCGCGCGAGCAGTCCCTGTGGCagacgtggacgtcgaccCGCGGCTCGCTCCTGAACGATCCGCGGTTCCCCGACGAGAAGCTCGAGTACTTTGACGACGAGTACAACGGCGCTCCGTGCCTGTCGCACCTGCAGTACCTGACCAACGACGAGaggccgcccgcggcggagttcGTCGTGGACCAGCAGTTCAGCCCCGATCAGACCAAGGAGCTCATCAAGGCTTTCGAGATTCGAAGGGCGCACGCCTCGCAGGCGAAGGGTTTCGGCACCACGCCCGGCGAGATCATGGCGTTTAAGATGTGGCGAGACGTTCAGGAGGTGCAGCGATACGAGGGGATGGGGCGggtggaggagctcgtggAGAAGGGTAAGAGATACGCCGAGAGCGACAGCGCGGTGCAGCGGCTGGAggcgcttcgcgacgcgtgGAGCATGGACCTGTCGGAGGGCAGCGACCTTATGGAGGGCGGGCTGTTCGCAAAGGCGCAGGCTGACGCAAAGGCTAACATCAGCACCGTGCGCCTCGATCCCGAGGAGCTGGCGTTCCGGCCGGTGCCCTACCTCGGCCCGATGGAGTCCCTCTCCGTGGAGAAGGTGATCGCGGTTCAGCCCGTGGCGCGCACCGGCGTGTTCAACACGTTCGTGCCCCAGGGCGCCAAGGAGTGGATCGCGATGCCCGCCTgggccgccctcgcgtcggcgcagaTCCCATTCGCCATTCTCGTGTCAAACACCGGGAAGctctcgggcgcgggtgacctctcgcagcgcgaggagcccgcgacgctcgtcgtcgacaagGCGGCGAACACCCCGGGCCCGGGGAACTACTACCTCGTCGCCAGGGAGTCGTCCATCCAGCTCGCGGGCGGTAAGGGCGCGGTCGTCATCGACGTGTACCCGGGCCGCGAGTGCATGGACATCGAGAGAAACGGGCAGGGCACGGTGATCGGCCGCGTGGTGCTCGCGGTgagggcgccgggcgggacCGGGGACGGCATGACCACCGAGTTCGTGGCGTAA
- a CDS encoding predicted protein, with the protein MPDAAYAVPTQNITENGFKGFLPSTWSEDSLEVFPDEILGKYDVEIEWNGTRTLTIEKDNLRWNGARLTPTAVWCQRSHGISNFATRFTAFCPEQRTVWVKRGTQRGVVESLDISFELNDAGNATGLVGTFRRQGEGTLGVRGAKAFDANQLPTLVRTKSNDPESQCPVCYSEWDDPGVTQVVVTTCEHCFCLECVVGVCSLTPPAESGSCPICRRPMVLHDLRTVRRERGGTPENPAGKPPPGCLPCA; encoded by the coding sequence ATGCCTGACGCAGCTTACGCAGTGCCTACCCAGAACATCACAGAGAACGGGTTCAAGGGATTTCTCCCTTCGACATGGTCTGAAGACAGCCTGGAAGTATTCCCCGATGAGATCCTCGGCAAGTACGACGTCGAGATCGAGTGGAACGGCACCAGAACACTGACGATCGAGAAGGACAATCTCCGTTGGAACGGGGCGCGTCTTACCCCGACTGCGGTCTGGTGCCAACGGTCGCATGGAATATCGAACTTTGCGACGCGGTTTACCGCATTCTGCCCCGAACAGAGGACGGTCTGGGTCAAACGCGGGAcccaacgcggcgtcgtggagtCCTTGGACATCTCCTTCGAGCTCAACGACGCCGGAAACGCGACCGGACTCGTCGGAACGTTTCGCAGGCAGGGCGAGGGCACGCTCGGGGTCCGGGGCGCCAAGGCGTTCGACGCCAACCAGCTCCCGACGCTCGTGCGAACCAAGTCGAACGACCCCGAGTCCCAGTGCCCGGTGTGCTACTCCGAGTGGGACGATCCGGGCGTCACGCAGGTGGTGGTGACCACGTGCGAGCACTGCTTCTGCCTCGAgtgcgtcgtcggcgtgtgCTCGCTgacgccccccgcggagaGCGGATCGTGCCCGATATGCCGCCGTCCGATGGTGCTGCACGACCTGAGGACGGTGCGACGGGAACGGGGGGGTACGCCCGAGAACCCCGCGGGTAAACCCCCGCCGGGATGCTTGCCGTGCGCGTGA
- a CDS encoding predicted protein (SCO1 like), whose product MRRDLARAALAVARSSMSADAAATRALPAGARVSTGGHPRSAEWRRRLGAPGATARSFASSAHGSSGPVGWKSLAAMCATGGGLLWWYDAERRRRLESIRAGPSSGKASIGGAFGNMKLANENGRAWRTDELKGKFALLYFGFTMCPDICPDELEKMAECVDLVEKAGKSIVPVFVSIDPERDSVRRVKEYVKEFHPKLLGVTGSVEACKAAAKQYRVYYHKTGDEDGDDYLVDHSIIMYLVDPAGEFVTFYGKNYEAAPMAEAILEQMKRVGH is encoded by the coding sequence ATGCGTCGtgatctcgcgcgcgcggctctcgccgtcgcgcgatcgtcgatgtccgcggacgccgcggcgacccgcgcgctcccggccggcgcgcgcgtctcgacggGAGGGCACCCCCGATCGGCGGaatggcgtcgtcgactcggcgcgcccggcgccaccgcgcgatcgttcgcgtcgtccgcgcacGGGAGCTCGGGGCCCGTCGGGTGGAAgtccttggcggcgatgtgcgccaccggcggcggtctgCTCTGGTGGTACGAcgcggagcgccgccgacggctcgAGTCGATCCGCGCGGGGCCGAGCTCCGGCAAGGCTTCCATCGGAGGCGCGTTCGGGAACATGAAGCTGGCGAACGAGAACGGACGCGCGTGGCGCaccgacgagctcaaggGTAAATTCGCGCTCCTCTACTTCGGGTTCACGATGTGCCCGGACATCTgccccgacgagctcgagaagatgGCGGAGtgcgtcgacctcgtcgagaaAGCCGGCAAGTCGATCGTCCCCGTCTTTGTCTCCATCGACCCGGAAAGGGACAGCGTGCGGCGCGTGAAGGAGTACGTGAAGGAGTTCCACCCGAAGCTGCTGGGGGTGACGGGCAGCGTGGAGGCGTGcaaggcggccgcgaagCAGTACAGGGTGTACTATCACAagacgggcgacgaggacggggacgactaCCTCGTGGACCACTCCATCATCATGTACCTCGTGGACCCGGCAGGGGAATTCGTCACCTTCTACGGCAAGAActacgaggcggcgccgatggcggaggcgataTTGGAGCAGATGAAACGGGTGGGGCACTAG
- the EIF4G gene encoding eukaryotic initiation factor has product MSGGASAISLRPGGAGISLRPGGAGAGGPGVFAAFAMGSRPQAPTESSAKKLNAEDVIKYDADFLRQFQERYKEIPVELATSPVEVVINEVNSEALASMGAEADAQWGKKPAEPATAAAPEKGDKDWNEKKAADAAKAAAKAGKKGGKVDLTPLPEGTEGATIVKAANAWSRGGADDDTTKVTRAVKSILNKITPEKFDRLMEQLLEAGINTAATLSETISIVFDKAIWEPGFCGMYADVCLRLSKELPEFPGESADGKPMTFRRILLNTCQEEFEGAGKAREELATITDQSERAAATKRVKMRTMGNIRLIGELFKKKMIAEKILHACVTDLLGAPGSTPPEENIEALTGLLTTVGKELDNSPKLPKEMMEGYFTRLQALADNAALDSRVRFLCRDVIELRRSGWIPRVKKLEAMTLGEIHAEAAAAGLMSPAATEEILFPEGPGGSDGIGGDWEMVGKDGSVGDGSSALSGPYVAPKHKAAMPTEKEKAKRDAELRKLAKERAMAAVTGTSTASGASTSSSSAPGAGTWDEEKVEEKCKSAVNEFVQVADVKEAVLSVREILEKAKNAAFALDAVLSAFVTHVVDSSNEKHRDLCAKLFVQLRKESDLAVSESALADAVGEPVAGLDDIAIDTPMAPKLLGGLVAALIIDDALAATFIADSAVGVEDTMYRREYVAAIFKELKARGKKGAAAYAADGGVDVAGLLAGDPEFDSPLAEFLEKSGLKELA; this is encoded by the exons atgagcggcggcgcctctgCCATCAGCCtgcgccccggcggcgcgggcatcTCGCTGCGCCCcggcggtgccggcgccgggggcccCGGtgtcttcgccgccttcgcgatGGGCTCCCGCCCCCAG GCTCCCACCGAGTCCTCCGCGAAGAAGCTcaacgccgaggacgtgaTCAAGTACGACGCCGACTTTCTCAGGCAGTTCCAGGAG CGGTACAAGGAGATCCCCGTGGAGCTCGCCACGAGCCCGGTGGAGGTGGTCATCAACGAGGTCAActccgaggcgctcgcgtccatgggcgcggaggcggacgcgcagTGGGGCAAAaagcccgccgagcccgccaccgccgccgcgcccgagaaGGGCGACAAGGACTGGAACGagaagaaggctgccgacgccgccaaggctgccgccaaggctggcaAGAAGGGGGGCAAGGTGGACCTCACCCCGCTCCCCGAGGGCACGGAGGGCGCGACCATCGTCAAGGCGGCAAACGCGTGGtctcgcgggggcgccgacgacgacaccacCAAGGTGACCCGCGCGGTCAAGTCCATCCTCAACAAGATCACCCCGGAGAAGTTCGATCGTCTGATGgagcagctcctcgaggcgggGATCAACACCGCGGCCACCTTGTCCGAGACGATCTCCATCGTCTTCGACAAGGCCATCTGGGAGCCGGGTTTTTGCGGGATGTACGCGGACGTGTGCCTCAGGCTGTCGAAGGAGCTGCCGGAGTTCCCCGGCGAGTCCGCGGACGGCAAGCCCATGACGTTTCGCCGCATCCTCCTCAACACCTGCCAGGAGGAGTTCGAGGGTGCCGGtaaggcgagggaggagctcgccacaATCACCGACCAATcagagcgcgcggcggcgacgaagcgcGTCAAGATGCGCACGATGGGCAACATTCGGCTGATCGGCGAGCTCTTCAAGAAGAAGATGATCGCCGAGAAGATCCTCCACGCGTGCGTCAccgacctcctcggcgcccccgggTCCACCCCGCCCGAGGAGAACATCGAGGCGCTCACCGGCCTCCTCACCACCGTCGGCAAGGAGCTGGACAACTCGCCCAAGCTCCCCAAGGAGATGATGGAGGGTTACTTCACCAGGctgcaggcgctcgcggacaacgccgcgctcgacagCCGAGTGCGATTCTTGTgccgcgacgtcatcgagctccgccgcagcGGGTGGATCCCGCGCGTCAAGAAGCTGGAGGCGATGACGCTCGGAGAGAtccacgccgaggcggcggcggcggggctcatgtctcccgcggcgacggaggagatCCTCTTCCCGGAGGGTCCGGGAGGCTccgacggcatcggcggcgactgggAGATGGTGGGCAAGGACGGCTCCGTCGGAGAcggctcctccgcgctctcGGGCCCTTACGTGGCGCCCAAGCacaaggcggcgatgcccaCCGAGAAGGAAAAGGCTAAGCGAGACGCGGAGTTGAGAAAACTCGCCAAGGAacgcgcgatggccgccgtcaccggcacctccaccgcctccggcgcctccacgtcgtcctcctccgcccccggcgcgggcacttgggacgaggagaaggttGAGGAGAAGTGCAAgtccgcggtgaacgagtTTGTGCAGGTTGCCGACGTCAAGGAGGCGGTGCTCTCCGTGCGCGAGATTCTCGAGAAGGCGAAgaacgccgcgttcgcgctcgacgccgtgctcAGCGCCTTCGTCACGCACGTCGTGGACTCCTCCAACGAGAAGCACCGCGACTTGTGCGCCAAACTCTTCGTTCAGCTTCGCAAGGAGTCGGATCTCGCCGTGTCCgagagcgccctcgccgacgccgtcggcgaaccAGTCGCGGGCCTCGACGACATCGCCATCGACACCCCCATGGCGCccaagctcctcggcgggctcgtcgccgcgctcatcatcgacgacgccctcgccgccaccttcATCGCGGATAGCGCcgtgggcgtcgaggatACGATGTACCGCCGCgagtacgtcgccgccatcttcaaggagctcaaggcgcgggggaagaagggcgccgcggcgtacgcggcggacggcggcgtcgacgtcgcgggtctCCTCGCGGGAGATCCCGAGTTTGACTCCCCGCTCGCCGAGTTCCTCGAGAAGAGCGGCCTGAAGGAGCTGGCCTAA